In Polaribacter sp. Hel_I_88, the following proteins share a genomic window:
- a CDS encoding DUF368 domain-containing protein, with the protein MSRKIKDYVVIGLKGMAMGAADVVPGVSGGTIAFISGIYEELLGSISNVNVGLFKTLKNDGFKAAWKQLNGNFLLALFIGIFISIVSLAKAIKYLLENQPVLLWSFFFGLVLASIIYIAKQITKWNLISIIILILGAFLAFYITTLNPLVSESSSSLYILFAGAIAICAMILPGISGSFILVLLGAYKPILDAVTNRDFKTILIFMTGAVVGLLAFSKILKWLFANYKNYTLAVLTGFIIGSLNKIWPWKLTQSVFDKSSSAVVPFNEVSNVGSLSVYQKQIDNFETYKVALEKSISPFQYTEVNLGLDSQLIPALILAVVGFVLILLMEKLAVKKQ; encoded by the coding sequence ATGAGTAGAAAAATTAAAGATTATGTGGTAATTGGCTTAAAAGGAATGGCAATGGGTGCTGCAGACGTAGTTCCTGGGGTTTCTGGAGGTACAATTGCTTTTATATCTGGTATTTACGAGGAATTATTAGGTTCTATTAGCAATGTAAATGTGGGGTTGTTTAAAACGTTAAAGAATGACGGTTTTAAAGCAGCCTGGAAACAGTTGAATGGTAATTTTTTATTAGCCTTATTTATCGGTATTTTTATCAGTATTGTTTCTTTAGCAAAAGCTATTAAATATTTATTAGAAAATCAGCCTGTTTTGTTGTGGTCTTTCTTTTTTGGTTTGGTATTGGCGAGTATTATTTATATCGCAAAGCAAATTACAAAATGGAATTTAATCTCGATAATCATCTTAATCTTAGGTGCTTTTTTAGCCTTTTACATAACTACTTTAAATCCGTTAGTTTCGGAAAGTTCATCTTCACTTTATATTTTGTTTGCGGGTGCTATTGCAATTTGTGCCATGATTTTACCAGGAATTTCAGGTTCTTTTATTTTAGTTTTATTAGGAGCTTATAAGCCAATTTTAGATGCTGTTACCAATAGAGATTTTAAAACAATCTTAATTTTTATGACAGGTGCAGTGGTTGGTTTATTAGCGTTTTCTAAAATTTTAAAATGGTTATTTGCCAATTATAAAAATTACACCTTAGCAGTTTTAACAGGTTTTATCATCGGTTCTTTAAATAAAATTTGGCCTTGGAAACTAACGCAGTCTGTTTTTGATAAATCTTCGAGTGCTGTTGTACCATTTAACGAGGTAAGCAATGTAGGTAGTTTGTCAGTATATCAAAAGCAAATTGATAATTTTGAAACTTACAAAGTAGCTTTAGAAAAAAGTATTTCTCCTTTTCAGTATACAGAGGTAAATTTAGGACTGGATTCTCAATTAATTCCTGCGCTTATTTTAGCGGTTGTTGGTTTTGTGCTTATTTTATTGATGGAAAAATTAGCCGTTAAAAAGCAGTAA
- a CDS encoding shikimate dehydrogenase, whose product MTGEEKNKLFGLLGKNISYSFSRGYFTDKFEKLKLKKSKYVNFDLQNIEDFPKIIDENEHLKGINVTIPYKEEIIPFLSKVDKTAKKIGAVNTIKFTKRGNLKGYNSDVVGFENSLLPLLKKHHKKALILGTGGASKAIAFALKRNGITYKFVSRNPEGKKEISYDSLTQEVIEKHTIIINSTPLGTFPDVDKCPNIPYQFITKNHILYDLIYNPAISTFLSKGKEKGAITKNGLQMLELQAEESWRIWNQ is encoded by the coding sequence ATGACAGGAGAAGAAAAAAATAAATTGTTTGGTTTGTTAGGAAAAAATATTTCCTATTCATTTTCAAGAGGATATTTTACGGATAAGTTTGAAAAATTAAAACTTAAAAAAAGTAAATATGTAAATTTCGATTTGCAAAATATAGAAGATTTTCCTAAAATTATCGATGAAAATGAGCATCTAAAAGGGATCAATGTAACCATTCCTTATAAAGAAGAAATTATTCCTTTTTTAAGTAAGGTCGATAAAACTGCTAAAAAAATTGGTGCTGTAAATACTATAAAATTCACAAAAAGAGGGAATTTAAAAGGCTATAATTCGGATGTTGTTGGTTTTGAAAACTCTTTACTTCCGTTGTTAAAAAAACACCATAAAAAAGCTTTGATTTTAGGAACAGGAGGCGCATCCAAAGCAATTGCGTTCGCATTAAAAAGAAATGGTATTACCTATAAGTTTGTTTCTAGAAATCCTGAAGGGAAAAAAGAAATTTCTTACGATAGTTTAACGCAAGAAGTTATAGAGAAACATACAATTATAATCAATTCTACACCTTTAGGAACGTTTCCTGATGTTGATAAATGTCCAAACATACCTTATCAATTTATCACAAAAAACCACATTTTATACGATTTAATTTACAATCCAGCAATCTCTACTTTTTTATCAAAAGGAAAAGAAAAAGGAGCAATTACTAAAAACGGATTGCAAATGTTAGAGCTGCAAGCAGAAGAATCGTGGAGAATTTGGAATCAATAA
- a CDS encoding AIR synthase related protein yields the protein MSQEVSKRYAQRGVSASKEDVHNAIKNIDKGLFPKAFCKIVPDYLTNDDDYCLIMHADGAGTKSSLAYMYWKETGDISVWKGIAQDALIMNIDDLLCVGATSNIMLSSTIGRNKSKIPGEVLSAIINGTEELIEDLKGFGVTIHSTGGETADVGDLVRTIIVDSTVTARMKRSKVIDNANIKAGDVIVGLESFGQASYETEYNGGMGSNGLTSARHDVFHKYLADKYPESFDAAVPEELVYSGQVKLTDEVANSPIDAGKLVLSPTRTYAPIIKEILSKFNSDKVHGMIHCSGGAQTKILHFVDNLHIVKDNMFPIPPLFKLIQEQSKTDWKEMYQVFNCGHRMEIYVSPEIAEDIIAISKSFNVDAKIVGKVEVFNSDENQNQTKKLTIKSEFGTFEYS from the coding sequence ATGAGTCAAGAAGTTTCAAAACGTTACGCACAAAGAGGAGTATCAGCATCTAAAGAAGATGTACACAATGCCATTAAGAATATCGACAAAGGATTATTCCCAAAAGCATTCTGTAAAATTGTACCAGATTATTTAACCAATGATGATGATTATTGTTTAATAATGCATGCAGATGGAGCAGGAACAAAATCTTCTTTGGCATATATGTATTGGAAAGAAACTGGCGATATTTCTGTGTGGAAAGGCATTGCACAAGATGCTTTAATCATGAATATCGATGATTTATTGTGTGTTGGTGCAACTAGTAATATCATGTTATCATCGACCATTGGTAGAAATAAAAGTAAAATTCCTGGCGAAGTTTTATCAGCCATCATCAACGGAACAGAAGAACTGATTGAAGACTTAAAAGGTTTTGGAGTTACGATTCATTCAACTGGAGGCGAAACTGCAGATGTTGGAGATTTGGTAAGAACCATTATTGTAGATTCTACTGTAACTGCAAGAATGAAACGTTCTAAAGTTATTGACAACGCAAATATAAAAGCTGGAGATGTAATTGTGGGTTTAGAATCTTTTGGACAAGCAAGTTACGAAACCGAATATAATGGAGGAATGGGTTCTAATGGATTAACATCTGCAAGACACGATGTTTTTCATAAATATTTAGCAGATAAATATCCAGAAAGTTTTGATGCTGCTGTTCCAGAAGAATTAGTGTATTCAGGTCAAGTAAAACTTACAGATGAGGTTGCAAACTCGCCAATTGATGCAGGTAAACTAGTTTTGTCGCCAACAAGAACCTATGCACCAATTATCAAAGAAATTTTATCAAAATTCAATTCAGATAAAGTTCATGGAATGATTCATTGTTCTGGAGGCGCACAAACAAAAATTTTACATTTTGTGGATAATTTACATATTGTAAAAGATAATATGTTTCCAATTCCACCATTATTTAAATTGATACAAGAACAATCTAAAACAGATTGGAAAGAAATGTATCAAGTTTTTAACTGTGGTCATAGAATGGAAATCTACGTTTCTCCAGAAATTGCAGAAGATATTATTGCAATCTCTAAATCTTTTAATGTGGATGCTAAAATTGTGGGAAAAGTTGAAGTTTTTAATTCTGATGAAAATCAGAACCAAACTAAGAAATTGACTATCAAAAGTGAATTCGGAACATTTGAGTATTCGTAG
- a CDS encoding TIGR04255 family protein, with the protein MQIIINYIKKVFGFPKVEHKKYNKNFLKTVVFQLQFEKCLNLESKESEIGQIFKTNFPRLTGGKGKGFEIILNNENANFQQVNNGHNINMKSENGQRIIDINETGLSFTIGGSSYISFENLIQDINNIITFLDLCKINSIKRLAIRKINIVEFKNNENPSDILNFLINPNLVGHIQDFPNRNLINHSIQSLNYKEDDKYLNIKYGLNIPPQLNSELGQLIIDIDLYRQELIERKNIISESKLMNSEIFNIFNWLINDNTKQLLNG; encoded by the coding sequence TTGCAAATAATTATAAATTATATCAAAAAAGTGTTTGGATTTCCAAAAGTAGAACATAAAAAGTATAATAAAAATTTTCTTAAAACTGTAGTTTTTCAATTACAATTTGAAAAATGTCTAAATTTAGAATCTAAAGAATCTGAAATAGGTCAAATTTTCAAAACTAATTTTCCAAGACTAACTGGTGGAAAAGGAAAAGGATTTGAGATTATTCTCAATAATGAAAATGCAAATTTTCAGCAAGTAAACAATGGTCATAATATAAATATGAAATCCGAAAATGGACAACGTATTATAGATATTAATGAAACTGGATTAAGTTTTACAATTGGAGGAAGCTCTTATATTTCCTTTGAAAATTTAATACAAGACATAAATAATATTATAACTTTTTTAGATTTATGCAAAATAAATTCTATTAAGAGATTAGCTATAAGAAAGATTAATATCGTTGAGTTTAAAAATAATGAAAATCCTTCAGATATTTTAAACTTCTTAATTAACCCAAATTTAGTCGGACATATTCAAGATTTTCCTAATAGAAATTTAATCAACCATAGTATACAGTCTTTAAATTATAAAGAAGATGATAAATATCTTAATATTAAATATGGGTTAAATATCCCACCACAACTTAATTCCGAATTGGGACAATTAATAATAGACATTGATTTATACAGACAAGAATTAATTGAAAGAAAAAATATTATATCTGAATCAAAATTAATGAATTCAGAAATTTTTAATATCTTTAACTGGTTAATTAATGACAATACAAAACAACTTTTAAATGGCTAA
- a CDS encoding MBL fold metallo-hydrolase — translation MKKQLILLTLFATIFFACKNDVKKTADKETTPVEEQIAVSETKITPISHATTVIEFDDTIMYLDPTGGLEAFADFENAHYVLITDIHGDHMNKETLASLDLETTTIIAPEAVAKQLSDLKVKEIIVINNGEEKSFDNFKVEAIPMYNLREEALKFHPKGRGNGYVLTIDTERIYFSGDTEDIPEMRNLKNIDKAFVCMNLPYTMTVESAADGVLAFQPKKVYPYHYRGTEGLSDVEKFKTIVNEKNTDIEVIQWNWYPNRK, via the coding sequence ATGAAAAAACAACTAATCTTATTGACTCTTTTTGCAACTATTTTTTTTGCTTGTAAAAATGATGTAAAAAAAACCGCTGATAAAGAAACGACTCCAGTTGAAGAACAAATAGCAGTTTCTGAAACTAAAATAACACCCATAAGTCATGCAACTACAGTAATTGAGTTCGATGATACTATAATGTATTTAGATCCTACAGGTGGTTTAGAAGCTTTTGCAGATTTTGAAAATGCCCATTATGTTTTAATAACCGACATTCATGGAGATCATATGAACAAAGAAACTTTAGCAAGTTTAGATTTAGAAACTACAACTATTATTGCTCCAGAAGCTGTTGCTAAACAATTAAGTGATTTAAAAGTTAAAGAAATAATTGTCATCAATAATGGTGAAGAAAAAAGTTTCGATAACTTTAAGGTTGAAGCAATACCTATGTATAATTTAAGAGAAGAAGCTTTAAAATTTCATCCTAAAGGAAGAGGAAATGGTTATGTTTTAACGATTGATACCGAACGAATTTACTTTTCTGGCGATACAGAAGATATTCCTGAAATGCGCAATTTAAAAAATATCGACAAAGCTTTTGTGTGTATGAATTTACCCTACACAATGACTGTAGAAAGTGCTGCTGATGGTGTTTTAGCGTTTCAACCAAAAAAAGTATATCCTTATCATTATAGAGGAACAGAAGGTTTAAGTGATGTGGAAAAGTTCAAAACAATTGTAAATGAAAAAAATACTGATATTGAAGTAATTCAGTGGAATTGGTACCCAAATAGAAAATAA
- a CDS encoding DUF368 domain-containing protein — protein sequence MLQERTFPQKVTLFFKGLAMGAANKVPGVSGGTVSFVLGFYEELIYSFQKVNLKALKLLWAGEFKKFYHYTNAQFIFLVMGGSLFSYFSVSLLLDYFLKNYELYVWSWFFGMIIGSIYYIGKDFGGWTKRNFISLIIGASIGVGISFLTPAVENDNLWFVFICGIIGVSGMTLPGLSGSFILILLGNYVLLLVDSVNALLYIMTNLLTGNFDVLSDPIKIRYLKIIAVFTGGSAFGLVSISHLLGYVLKHYNKIVNAVIIGFITGSLGIVWPWKKTIYVTDNGVVSLDTKGNKIVENYERFIPETLNLETGLAIFFIFLGIGLILAIDYYDRRRKK from the coding sequence ATGCTACAAGAAAGAACTTTTCCGCAAAAAGTAACGTTGTTCTTTAAAGGGTTAGCCATGGGTGCTGCCAATAAAGTTCCTGGTGTTTCTGGAGGAACAGTTTCTTTTGTTTTAGGTTTTTATGAAGAGTTGATTTATTCTTTTCAAAAAGTGAATCTAAAAGCCCTGAAGTTATTATGGGCTGGCGAGTTCAAAAAATTTTATCACTATACAAATGCGCAATTTATTTTCCTTGTAATGGGAGGTAGTTTGTTCAGTTATTTTAGTGTTTCCTTATTACTAGATTATTTTTTAAAAAACTACGAACTCTATGTTTGGAGTTGGTTTTTTGGGATGATCATTGGCTCAATTTATTACATTGGTAAAGATTTTGGAGGTTGGACAAAAAGGAATTTTATCTCTTTAATTATAGGAGCAAGTATTGGTGTAGGCATTAGTTTTTTAACACCAGCAGTAGAAAATGACAATCTTTGGTTTGTTTTTATTTGTGGAATTATTGGTGTTTCTGGCATGACATTGCCTGGGCTTTCAGGTTCTTTTATTTTAATATTGTTGGGCAATTATGTATTGCTTTTGGTAGATTCTGTAAACGCTTTATTATACATAATGACTAATTTGCTTACAGGTAATTTTGATGTTTTATCAGACCCAATAAAAATAAGATACCTAAAAATAATAGCTGTTTTTACTGGAGGTTCTGCATTTGGTTTGGTTTCTATTTCGCATCTTTTAGGCTATGTGTTAAAACATTATAATAAAATAGTAAATGCAGTTATTATTGGTTTTATTACAGGTTCTTTAGGCATTGTTTGGCCTTGGAAAAAAACGATTTATGTAACTGACAATGGAGTTGTTTCTTTAGATACAAAAGGAAATAAAATAGTTGAAAATTACGAACGTTTTATTCCAGAAACATTAAATTTAGAAACAGGTTTAGCCATATTCTTTATATTTTTGGGAATAGGATTAATATTAGCAATTGATTATTATGACAGGAGAAGAAAAAAATAA
- a CDS encoding superoxide dismutase family protein produces MKNLKIGILICCVALFSCTENVEKTAVANLSPKSGSNVTGNLTFTESNGKVMMKATIKGLTPGGTHAIHIHENGDCSSDDGTSAGGHWNPTSHDHGKWKEGDFHSGDIGNLEADENGVATIEKESDFWAINGDDETKNIVGKGIIVHAGVDDFTSQPSGAAGARVACGVIEVQ; encoded by the coding sequence ATGAAAAATTTAAAAATAGGAATCTTAATTTGCTGTGTAGCATTATTCTCTTGTACAGAAAATGTAGAAAAAACAGCAGTTGCTAATTTATCTCCAAAAAGCGGAAGTAATGTTACTGGAAACTTAACTTTTACAGAAAGTAATGGAAAGGTAATGATGAAAGCAACCATTAAAGGGTTAACACCTGGAGGAACACATGCCATTCATATTCACGAAAATGGAGATTGTTCTTCTGATGATGGAACCTCTGCTGGAGGACACTGGAACCCAACAAGCCATGATCATGGAAAATGGAAAGAAGGAGATTTCCATAGTGGAGATATTGGAAACTTAGAAGCAGATGAAAATGGTGTTGCAACTATTGAAAAAGAAAGCGATTTCTGGGCAATAAATGGCGATGATGAAACTAAAAACATTGTTGGTAAAGGAATTATAGTACATGCAGGAGTAGATGATTTTACATCTCAACCTTCTGGAGCAGCTGGAGCAAGAGTTGCTTGTGGAGTGATTGAAGTACAATAA